In a single window of the Bacteroidota bacterium genome:
- a CDS encoding SUF system Fe-S cluster assembly protein, with the protein MITDRKQLEKMIIEAIKTVYDPEIPVDVYELGLIYEININDEANVDIKMTLTSPSCPAAEELPGEVELKTKQVPGVTNAAVTIVFDPPWEKSMMSEEAQLELGFM; encoded by the coding sequence ATGATTACAGATAGGAAACAATTAGAAAAAATGATTATTGAGGCCATAAAAACAGTTTATGACCCGGAAATTCCTGTTGATGTTTATGAACTTGGTTTAATCTACGAAATCAATATCAATGACGAGGCCAATGTGGATATTAAAATGACGCTCACTTCTCCTTCTTGCCCGGCAGCGGAAGAATTGCCCGGTGAAGTGGAACTTAAAACCAAACAGGTTCCTGGTGTTACCAATGCAGCAGTTACAATAGTTTTCGATCCGCCCTGGGAAAAAAGCATGATGAGTGAGGAAGCTCAACTTGAGTTGGGTTTTATGTAA
- a CDS encoding DUF2480 family protein produces the protein MDKELEIENKVDKSGLITLNLEDFYPQGDRILFDIKECLYQGIILKEKEFREFIKNHNWDKYQNKFVAIYCSADAIVPTWAYMLLTAELEPFASKLVFGDLHLLETVLFLDALKNLEIPKYKDERVIIKGCSKFPVPPSAYVELTRLLRPVAKSIMFGEACSTVPIYKKK, from the coding sequence ATGGATAAAGAATTGGAAATAGAAAACAAAGTTGATAAAAGTGGATTAATCACTTTAAACCTTGAGGATTTTTATCCTCAAGGTGATCGCATTTTGTTTGATATTAAAGAATGTCTTTATCAGGGAATAATTCTAAAGGAGAAAGAATTCAGGGAATTTATTAAAAACCACAATTGGGACAAGTATCAAAACAAATTCGTAGCTATATATTGTTCAGCCGATGCAATAGTTCCAACCTGGGCATACATGCTTTTAACCGCTGAATTGGAACCTTTTGCAAGCAAACTTGTTTTTGGTGATTTACACCTTCTTGAAACAGTGTTGTTCCTGGATGCATTAAAAAACCTTGAAATTCCAAAATATAAAGATGAGCGGGTAATTATAAAAGGTTGTTCCAAATTTCCTGTTCCACCCTCTGCTTATGTAGAACTTACCAGGCTTTTGAGGCCTGTTGCAAAAAGTATAATGTTTGGTGAGGCTTGTTCCACTGTACCTATATACAAGAAAAAATAA
- the corA gene encoding magnesium/cobalt transporter CorA, which translates to MAKFTRRYNRKRIGLSPGSIDHITTSSENYSISAYCYGEDILEKKELVNPSDLEKLLSSKKGSVWININGLNTSIVDQICSSYKIHPLFVEDILHLGQRPKLEEGENYLFLVLNMINFDTIKDEVIHEQVSIIFNQEFIISFQELEGDVFDPVRLRLEAGKGKIRKSGTDYLAYALLDVIVDRFYLVLEQLGNKIEMLEEKVLDDPSIELLYEINRLKRDFILLRKNIWPLREVLNSLMNNDMTIVSAHTRVFIKDVYDHTIQVMDSIDTYREMLSSILDIYMSSISNRQNDVMKTLTIIATIFIPLTFLVGVYGMNFRVMPELDWEYGYYTVWGIMIIVGLSLLLYFKRKNWM; encoded by the coding sequence ATGGCTAAATTCACACGCAGGTATAACCGTAAAAGAATCGGGCTTTCACCTGGTTCTATCGACCATATTACAACTTCTTCTGAAAACTATTCCATTTCTGCCTATTGTTATGGGGAAGACATTCTTGAAAAAAAGGAATTGGTAAATCCATCAGATCTTGAAAAATTACTAAGCAGTAAAAAAGGTTCTGTTTGGATCAATATCAATGGCCTTAATACTTCCATTGTAGACCAAATTTGTTCTTCCTATAAAATTCATCCTTTGTTTGTTGAAGATATTCTTCATTTAGGTCAGAGACCAAAGTTGGAAGAGGGCGAAAACTACCTCTTTTTAGTGTTAAATATGATTAATTTTGATACGATTAAAGACGAGGTTATCCATGAACAGGTAAGTATTATTTTCAATCAGGAATTTATAATTTCTTTTCAGGAACTTGAAGGTGATGTATTTGATCCTGTAAGATTGCGTTTGGAAGCAGGAAAAGGAAAAATCAGAAAGTCAGGAACTGATTATCTTGCTTATGCTCTGCTGGATGTTATAGTTGACCGGTTTTACCTTGTTTTGGAACAATTAGGCAATAAAATTGAAATGCTTGAGGAAAAAGTTTTAGATGATCCATCTATTGAATTATTGTATGAGATAAATAGACTGAAAAGAGATTTTATTTTGCTTCGAAAAAACATTTGGCCTTTAAGGGAAGTATTAAATTCCCTTATGAATAATGACATGACAATTGTTAGTGCTCATACCCGGGTATTTATTAAAGACGTTTATGACCATACTATTCAGGTAATGGACTCAATTGATACCTACCGGGAAATGCTATCAAGTATACTGGATATTTATATGAGCAGTATAAGCAACCGCCAGAATGATGTTATGAAAACCCTTACGATTATTGCCACAATTTTTATTCCTCTAACCTTTCTTGTGGGAGTATATGGAATGAATTTTAGAGTGATGCCTGAATTAGACTGGGAATATGGGTACTATACTGTGTGGGGAATTATGATAATTGTTGGTTTATCTTTATTGCTTTATTTTAAGCGAAAAAACTGGATGTGA
- a CDS encoding nicotinate-nucleotide adenylyltransferase, producing the protein MKIGLFFGSFNPVHVGHMILANYMAEYTDLKQVWFVVSPHNPLKIKKTLLDEHHRLEMVRLAIGDNPKLKASDIEFKLPQPSYTIDTLTYLNEKYPKNDFALIVGTDNLVNFHKWKNYEQILQQCELYVYPRVEPNESTLKDHKKIHLIEAPLIELSSSFIRAAIKNKKDVRYMIPEPARHYIDEMNFYKK; encoded by the coding sequence TTGAAAATAGGTTTGTTTTTTGGTTCTTTTAATCCTGTGCATGTGGGGCATATGATCCTTGCAAATTACATGGCTGAATATACTGACCTAAAACAAGTTTGGTTTGTTGTTTCTCCTCACAATCCCCTTAAAATAAAAAAAACATTGTTGGATGAGCATCATCGATTGGAAATGGTGAGGCTGGCAATTGGAGACAATCCTAAACTCAAGGCTAGTGACATAGAATTTAAGCTTCCTCAGCCTTCTTATACGATTGATACTCTTACTTATTTAAATGAAAAATATCCTAAAAATGATTTCGCTCTTATTGTTGGAACTGATAACCTTGTTAATTTCCACAAATGGAAGAATTACGAGCAAATTCTCCAGCAATGTGAACTTTACGTTTATCCACGAGTAGAACCCAACGAAAGCACTTTGAAGGATCATAAAAAAATCCATCTCATTGAGGCACCCTTAATTGAATTATCTTCAAGTTTCATACGTGCAGCAATTAAAAATAAAAAAGATGTAAGGTATATGATACCCGAACCTGCCCGGCATTACATAGATGAAATGAATTTTTATAAAAAATAA
- a CDS encoding M42 family metallopeptidase gives MKKKSKDLNIKLLKEICETPGVPGYEQRIRAVVLREIKDLADKISVDNMGNVTAYKKGKVTKGKPAKKVMIAAHMDEIGFITTHIDKNGFLRFHTLGGFDPKTLTAQRVIVHGKKDVIGVMGSKPVHIMSQDERGKPVKIEDFFIDLGMKREEVEKIVTVGDTISRERELIEMGDCVNCKSIDNRVSVYILIEVLRELKETPYDIYAVFTVQEEVGLRGVFASALQIQPDFGFGLDTTIAYDVPGAKDHENITKLGCGAAIKIMDSSTICDFRMVDFMKKTAAKHQIKFQTEILPAGGTDTAGMQRNTAGGAIAGAISIPTRHIHQVIETANREDIRGCIDLLKACLVDIDTYNWKL, from the coding sequence ATGAAAAAGAAAAGTAAGGATTTAAATATTAAATTATTAAAGGAAATTTGTGAAACTCCTGGTGTTCCTGGATATGAACAAAGAATACGTGCAGTTGTTTTACGTGAAATAAAAGATCTGGCTGATAAGATCAGTGTAGATAACATGGGAAATGTAACAGCCTATAAAAAAGGAAAAGTTACCAAAGGGAAACCTGCTAAAAAGGTAATGATTGCAGCCCATATGGATGAGATAGGTTTTATTACTACTCACATTGATAAGAATGGTTTTTTAAGATTTCATACACTTGGTGGTTTTGACCCAAAAACACTTACAGCTCAAAGGGTAATAGTGCATGGAAAAAAAGATGTAATTGGGGTAATGGGCTCGAAACCAGTTCATATTATGTCTCAGGATGAGCGGGGTAAACCTGTTAAAATTGAGGATTTTTTCATTGATTTAGGGATGAAGAGGGAAGAGGTGGAGAAAATTGTAACAGTTGGTGATACAATTTCCCGAGAAAGAGAACTCATAGAAATGGGCGATTGCGTTAATTGCAAGTCCATTGATAATAGAGTATCCGTATATATTCTTATTGAAGTATTGCGTGAACTCAAAGAAACTCCCTATGATATTTATGCAGTATTTACTGTTCAGGAGGAGGTAGGCTTACGTGGTGTTTTTGCTTCTGCCCTTCAGATTCAGCCTGATTTTGGTTTTGGATTAGATACAACCATTGCCTATGATGTACCAGGAGCAAAGGATCATGAAAATATAACCAAACTTGGTTGTGGTGCTGCAATTAAAATTATGGATTCATCAACTATCTGTGATTTTAGAATGGTAGATTTTATGAAAAAAACTGCGGCTAAACACCAAATAAAATTTCAAACTGAAATTTTACCTGCCGGAGGTACCGATACAGCTGGAATGCAAAGAAATACTGCTGGTGGAGCTATTGCTGGAGCCATTTCGATTCCTACAAGACATATTCACCAGGTTATAGAAACTGCAAATAGGGAAGACATTAGAGGTTGTATTGATCTTTTAAAAGCATGTCTTGTTGATATTGATACCTACAACTGGAAATTGTAA
- the pyk gene encoding pyruvate kinase, translating to MNTNRTKIIATIGPASSSKEMLKALIIAGVDVCRINFSHGSHEDHLQVIKFIKEINKELWVHTAILADLQGPKLRIGMMENGSAELISGNELIITTEKLIGNVNKVYITYPQFPQDVRPGEIVMLDDGKLILRVIETNGIDQVRTHIVHGGTLSSKKGVNLPNTKVSLPCLTEKDLRDLDFALENNIEWIGLSFVRSASDIIELKNIIALNNKTSRVVAKIEKPEAIDDIDNIIKEADAVMVARGDLGVEVPMESVPLIQKMLVRECIKAAKPIIIATQMMESMITNVSPTRAEVNDVANSVIDGADAIMLSGETSVGIFPVKVIEAANKIISNVETHGDVFNRNLEPEINIERLSTDTICHSACHLAEHIKAKAIITMTHSGYTAIKVSSYRPKASIFVFTSNHSLLNTLSLIWGVRGFYYDKYISTDHTIADIKYLLRKEGLLKQGDYFINLASMPITEKGKTNMMKLSYVE from the coding sequence ATGAATACAAACAGAACAAAAATTATAGCTACAATTGGGCCTGCTTCTTCTTCAAAAGAGATGTTAAAGGCATTGATTATTGCTGGTGTTGATGTGTGCAGGATAAACTTTTCACATGGCAGTCATGAGGATCATTTACAGGTAATTAAATTCATAAAAGAAATTAACAAGGAGCTGTGGGTGCATACTGCAATCCTGGCTGATTTACAAGGTCCAAAGCTCCGTATAGGGATGATGGAAAATGGAAGTGCTGAATTAATTTCAGGAAATGAACTTATTATTACTACGGAAAAATTAATAGGTAATGTTAATAAGGTTTATATAACCTATCCCCAATTTCCTCAGGATGTTCGTCCGGGTGAAATTGTAATGCTTGATGATGGAAAGTTGATTTTAAGGGTTATTGAAACAAATGGAATAGACCAAGTGCGTACTCATATTGTACATGGAGGTACTTTGTCATCTAAAAAAGGAGTAAACCTGCCCAATACCAAAGTATCCCTTCCATGTCTTACTGAAAAAGATTTACGGGATCTTGATTTTGCTCTTGAAAATAATATTGAATGGATTGGACTTTCTTTCGTTCGCTCGGCTAGTGATATTATTGAATTAAAAAACATTATTGCACTTAATAACAAGACATCAAGGGTTGTAGCCAAAATAGAAAAACCAGAGGCAATTGATGATATTGATAATATTATTAAGGAAGCCGATGCGGTAATGGTAGCGCGTGGTGACTTAGGTGTGGAGGTACCCATGGAAAGTGTGCCACTTATACAAAAGATGTTGGTAAGGGAATGTATAAAGGCTGCAAAGCCTATTATTATTGCCACCCAAATGATGGAATCAATGATTACTAATGTTTCACCTACCAGGGCTGAGGTAAATGATGTTGCAAATTCAGTTATTGATGGAGCAGATGCCATTATGTTAAGCGGAGAAACATCTGTTGGTATTTTTCCGGTAAAGGTTATTGAAGCTGCAAATAAGATAATAAGTAATGTTGAAACACACGGTGATGTATTTAACCGTAATCTTGAACCTGAAATAAATATTGAAAGACTCTCTACAGATACAATTTGCCATAGTGCATGTCATTTAGCAGAGCACATAAAAGCAAAAGCCATTATAACAATGACTCATTCTGGTTATACAGCAATCAAAGTATCCAGTTACAGGCCAAAAGCAAGTATTTTTGTTTTTACCAGCAATCATTCTTTGTTAAATACCCTTAGTCTTATTTGGGGAGTTAGAGGATTTTACTACGATAAGTACATAAGTACGGATCATACCATTGCCGATATAAAATACCTTTTGAGAAAAGAAGGGCTCTTAAAACAGGGAGATTATTTTATAAATCTGGCAAGTATGCCTATAACAGAAAAAGGAAAAACAAATATGATGAAGCTTTCTTATGTTGAATAA
- a CDS encoding IPExxxVDY family protein, which produces MAKVTLELEYDYDFILIGISCHARDYKFCWMVNKSLDLNFARQDSLSLKTKNMTCEFAHYTFFDEDKHLEYTLLSNKGANGFLLPEQKQADYLLKIEGGFSAFQATELINKIRNIEAVLTAFNIDIENLKSRQNLIL; this is translated from the coding sequence ATGGCAAAGGTTACGCTTGAATTAGAGTATGATTATGATTTTATCCTAATTGGCATAAGCTGCCATGCACGGGATTATAAATTTTGCTGGATGGTTAATAAAAGTCTTGATTTAAATTTTGCAAGACAAGATTCTCTGTCACTCAAAACGAAGAACATGACCTGTGAATTTGCTCATTATACCTTTTTCGATGAGGACAAGCACCTTGAATACACCTTGCTGTCTAATAAAGGGGCAAATGGTTTTTTGTTGCCAGAACAAAAACAGGCTGATTATTTATTGAAAATTGAGGGAGGATTTTCAGCTTTTCAGGCTACTGAATTAATCAATAAGATTAGGAACATTGAAGCAGTTCTAACTGCTTTTAACATAGATATTGAAAATTTAAAATCACGACAAAATTTAATTTTATAG
- the rnc gene encoding ribonuclease III: protein MSDFFKAFLVVFSSDKKLYYSIKNIFGFYPRNIRLYQKALRHSSIASKIESPSNERLEYLGDAIFGAVVAYFLYQKFPYKDEGFLTKMRSRIVSRQSLNQLALKLGIELLVETGYNKKTIFKSVYGDAFEALIGAVYLDKGYDFTLKLIINRIIKYHIDIEELEKTDRDYKSKIINWCQRERKNFVFKTEEEAGSEHQKIYKVVLVVDQIVRGRGSDFSKKRAEQQAAEIGCLELNIP, encoded by the coding sequence TTGTCTGATTTCTTTAAAGCTTTTCTTGTTGTCTTTTCTTCCGATAAAAAGCTTTATTATTCAATAAAAAATATTTTTGGGTTTTATCCCCGTAATATAAGGCTTTATCAAAAAGCCTTAAGGCATAGTTCTATAGCTTCAAAAATTGAAAGCCCAAGTAATGAAAGGCTTGAATATTTGGGGGATGCCATTTTCGGAGCAGTTGTAGCCTATTTTTTATATCAAAAATTTCCCTATAAAGACGAAGGTTTTTTAACTAAAATGCGATCCAGAATCGTTAGTAGGCAATCCTTAAATCAGCTTGCATTAAAACTTGGAATTGAACTTTTGGTGGAAACAGGATATAATAAAAAAACCATATTTAAGTCTGTTTATGGAGATGCTTTTGAAGCTTTAATAGGTGCAGTTTACCTGGATAAAGGGTATGATTTTACTTTAAAATTGATAATTAATAGAATTATTAAATACCACATTGATATTGAGGAATTAGAAAAAACGGATAGAGATTACAAGAGTAAAATTATAAACTGGTGCCAGAGAGAGAGGAAGAATTTCGTATTTAAAACAGAAGAAGAGGCTGGTTCTGAACACCAAAAAATATATAAAGTTGTACTTGTTGTTGATCAAATTGTAAGGGGCAGGGGTAGCGATTTTTCTAAAAAAAGAGCCGAACAGCAAGCGGCAGAAATTGGCTGTTTAGAATTAAATATTCCATAG
- the fabF gene encoding beta-ketoacyl-ACP synthase II gives MELKRVVVTGLGALTPIGNTVSEYWDNLLKGVSGAARITRFDPSKFKTQFACEVKGFNTEDYFERKEVKRLDLYAQYGLAVADQAYRDSGLKKEEIDLDRAGVIWGSGIGGLDTFLTECGAFAKGDGTPRFNPFFIPKMIADIASGHISIRFGFRGVNFTTVSACASSTNALIDAFNYIRLNKADIIISGGSEAAVNEAGIGGFNAMHALSVRNESPETASRPFDISRDGFVLGEGAGALVLEEYEHAIKRGAKIYAELAGGGMSADAHHITAPHPEGLGALNVMRNALLDANMNYDEIDYINVHGTSTPLGDIAESKAITGVFKEHAYKLNVSSTKSMTGHLLGAAGAVESIACVLAVKNDIIPPTINHFNDDPEIDNGLNLTFHKPQKRVVRAALSNTFGFGGHNASVIFKKFKG, from the coding sequence ATGGAGTTAAAACGTGTAGTAGTTACAGGTCTTGGTGCTTTGACACCAATAGGCAATACTGTTTCTGAATATTGGGATAATCTTCTCAAAGGAGTGAGTGGTGCGGCCCGTATAACACGTTTCGACCCTTCTAAATTTAAAACTCAATTTGCTTGTGAAGTAAAGGGTTTTAATACCGAAGATTATTTTGAACGTAAAGAGGTAAAACGTCTTGACCTATATGCTCAGTACGGATTAGCTGTGGCTGATCAAGCTTACAGGGATTCTGGTTTGAAAAAGGAAGAAATTGATCTTGACCGAGCCGGAGTTATTTGGGGCTCCGGTATTGGCGGGTTGGATACTTTTCTTACTGAATGTGGTGCTTTTGCAAAGGGTGATGGTACTCCACGATTTAATCCTTTTTTTATCCCCAAAATGATTGCCGATATTGCATCTGGTCATATTTCTATTCGCTTTGGTTTTAGAGGGGTAAATTTTACAACTGTTTCAGCTTGTGCTTCCTCAACAAATGCATTAATTGATGCTTTTAATTATATAAGGCTTAATAAGGCAGATATAATTATTTCTGGTGGTTCAGAGGCAGCAGTTAATGAAGCAGGAATTGGAGGTTTTAACGCTATGCATGCACTGTCGGTAAGGAACGAATCTCCTGAAACCGCTTCCAGGCCATTTGACATTAGCCGTGATGGCTTTGTTCTTGGTGAAGGAGCAGGTGCTCTTGTACTTGAGGAATATGAACACGCAATAAAAAGAGGCGCCAAAATTTATGCTGAACTTGCAGGAGGCGGAATGTCTGCTGATGCTCATCATATTACAGCGCCCCATCCGGAAGGACTTGGCGCACTTAATGTAATGCGTAATGCACTTTTAGATGCTAATATGAATTATGACGAGATTGACTATATTAATGTTCATGGTACTTCTACACCATTGGGAGATATAGCCGAATCTAAAGCCATTACTGGTGTTTTTAAGGAACATGCATACAAACTAAACGTAAGCTCTACAAAATCTATGACAGGCCATTTACTTGGTGCTGCAGGAGCTGTAGAATCCATTGCCTGCGTACTTGCAGTAAAGAATGATATAATACCTCCAACCATCAATCATTTTAATGATGATCCAGAAATTGATAATGGTTTGAACCTTACATTTCATAAACCACAAAAAAGGGTTGTAAGGGCAGCCTTAAGTAATACTTTTGGCTTTGGTGGGCATAATGCTTCTGTTATATTTAAAAAATTCAAAGGATAG
- a CDS encoding acyl carrier protein yields the protein MSDITSRVKAIIVDKLGVDESEVTNESSFTNDLGADSLDTVELIMEFEKEFNIAIPDDQAEKIGTVGDAITYIEANAK from the coding sequence ATGTCAGATATTACATCAAGAGTTAAAGCCATTATCGTTGATAAATTAGGAGTTGACGAAAGCGAAGTTACAAACGAATCAAGCTTTACCAACGATTTGGGTGCAGATTCACTGGATACAGTTGAGTTGATTATGGAATTCGAAAAAGAATTCAATATTGCAATACCTGACGATCAGGCTGAGAAAATTGGAACAGTAGGTGATGCTATCACTTATATTGAAGCAAACGCAAAATAA
- the purN gene encoding phosphoribosylglycinamide formyltransferase, whose protein sequence is MMRIGIFASGTGSNAQKIIDYFKNKNPDIIVSLIVCNNPNAKVLEVAKKHGIKSLLITKVEFNSQEFLHTLENHAKLDLIVLAGFLWLIPKEFIRKFKGKIINIHPALLPGFGGKGMYGMAVHKAVKESGNKETGITIHYVNENFDEGEIIFQAKCSIKEKDTPESIALKIQKMEHKHYPRIIESLV, encoded by the coding sequence ATGATGAGAATAGGTATTTTTGCATCCGGTACAGGTTCAAATGCACAAAAAATTATTGACTATTTCAAAAATAAAAATCCGGATATTATAGTTTCTCTCATTGTTTGCAATAACCCCAATGCAAAAGTGCTTGAAGTAGCAAAAAAACATGGAATAAAATCACTTCTTATTACCAAAGTAGAGTTTAACAGTCAGGAATTTTTGCATACTCTTGAAAATCACGCAAAACTCGATTTAATTGTCCTTGCAGGTTTTTTATGGCTTATCCCTAAAGAGTTTATCAGAAAATTCAAAGGTAAAATTATCAATATTCATCCTGCTTTATTACCCGGTTTTGGAGGGAAAGGAATGTATGGCATGGCAGTGCATAAAGCTGTAAAAGAATCAGGAAACAAGGAAACCGGTATTACAATTCATTATGTGAATGAAAATTTTGACGAAGGAGAAATCATTTTTCAAGCCAAATGCTCCATTAAAGAAAAAGACACTCCAGAAAGCATTGCATTGAAAATACAGAAAATGGAACATAAACATTACCCTCGAATTATAGAATCATTAGTTTAA
- the rnhA gene encoding ribonuclease HI yields MAEITIFTDGAAKGNPGRGGYGIVMLSGKHRKEISGGFKHTTNNRMELLSVIVALETIKSEGNNVTIYSDSKYVVDAVEKGWVFGWVKKGFKDKKNVDLWKRFLKVYPKQKAKFVWVKGHASNVENNRCDELAVEAACGLNLPIDEGYQNDSVDSVN; encoded by the coding sequence TTGGCAGAAATTACAATTTTTACAGATGGTGCGGCAAAAGGAAATCCTGGAAGAGGCGGTTATGGCATTGTCATGCTTTCAGGTAAGCACCGAAAAGAGATCTCTGGAGGTTTTAAACACACTACCAATAATCGTATGGAGCTTTTAAGTGTAATAGTTGCACTGGAAACAATTAAAAGCGAGGGAAATAATGTTACTATTTATTCAGATAGTAAATATGTGGTTGATGCTGTTGAAAAAGGATGGGTTTTCGGTTGGGTAAAAAAAGGCTTTAAGGATAAAAAGAATGTGGACTTATGGAAGCGCTTTTTAAAAGTTTATCCCAAACAAAAAGCAAAGTTTGTGTGGGTTAAAGGACATGCATCCAATGTTGAAAATAACAGGTGTGATGAGCTTGCAGTTGAGGCAGCCTGTGGACTAAATCTGCCAATTGATGAAGGATACCAGAATGACTCTGTTGATTCAGTGAATTAA
- a CDS encoding SPASM domain-containing protein, producing the protein MTGNIRDTLNLLNNYTPGKFFNQIKIISSYLVSKYSGRTIHWGMPLSISIEPTTSCNLRCPECPSGLRSFSRPTGMLDVQFYKSVINDLYKKLIYLIFYFQGEPYLHPHFFDLVKYASSRKIYTATSTNAHYLNDSNARKTIESGLSRLIISIDGTEQETYENYRIGGSLDKVIEGTKNIIKWKKELNSTTPYVIFQFLVVKQNEHQVEEIKKLGKKLGVDKVALKTAQVYDYKNGNDLIPETNKYSRYSKGEDGNYKIKNKLLNHCWKLWHSCVITWDGLVVPCCFDKDAKYRLGNLKNQSFSKIWTGKEYFEFRKKVLNSRKQIDICQNCTEGTSIWAEE; encoded by the coding sequence ATGACAGGAAATATACGGGATACACTAAACCTTTTAAATAATTATACTCCTGGAAAATTTTTTAACCAGATTAAAATTATTTCCAGTTATCTTGTTTCTAAATATAGTGGTAGGACTATACACTGGGGAATGCCTTTAAGTATTTCTATTGAGCCAACTACCTCCTGTAATCTTCGATGTCCTGAATGCCCTAGTGGGTTGAGGTCCTTTTCCCGGCCAACTGGAATGCTTGATGTGCAATTTTATAAAAGCGTAATCAATGATTTGTATAAAAAATTGATTTACCTTATTTTTTATTTCCAGGGTGAGCCTTACTTGCATCCTCATTTTTTTGATTTAGTGAAATATGCATCTTCTCGTAAAATTTATACTGCCACTTCAACAAATGCACATTACCTTAACGATAGCAATGCCCGGAAAACCATAGAATCTGGACTATCAAGGCTAATTATTTCCATTGATGGTACAGAGCAGGAGACTTATGAGAATTATAGAATAGGGGGAAGCCTTGATAAAGTAATAGAGGGAACCAAAAATATTATTAAATGGAAAAAGGAACTTAATTCAACTACTCCTTATGTTATTTTTCAATTTCTTGTTGTAAAGCAAAATGAACACCAGGTAGAAGAAATAAAAAAACTAGGAAAAAAGCTAGGGGTTGACAAAGTTGCCTTAAAAACAGCTCAAGTGTATGATTATAAAAACGGGAATGATTTGATACCAGAAACCAATAAATATTCAAGGTATAGCAAAGGGGAGGATGGCAATTATAAAATTAAAAACAAATTGCTTAATCACTGTTGGAAGCTTTGGCATTCCTGTGTTATTACCTGGGATGGCCTTGTAGTGCCCTGTTGTTTTGACAAGGATGCCAAGTATAGGTTGGGAAATCTTAAAAACCAATCCTTTTCAAAAATATGGACAGGTAAGGAATATTTCGAGTTCCGAAAAAAGGTATTGAATTCCCGGAAACAAATTGATATTTGTCAAAACTGTACAGAGGGTACAAGTATTTGGGCCGAAGAATAG